A genomic stretch from Kribbella amoyensis includes:
- a CDS encoding RNHCP domain-containing protein, with protein MAFARSFSCEHCGVEVSLDAPGTTHRNHCPSCLWSRHLDRNVPGDRKADCSGGMEPIAVTVRGEGRWVLVHRCTNCGRLRLNKTAGDDNVLLLMRLAALPLTMPFVPFAADPGSNGISTSNGDSRVPPARKPRARKAKTS; from the coding sequence TTGGCATTCGCACGGTCGTTCAGTTGTGAGCATTGCGGCGTAGAGGTCTCCCTCGACGCCCCTGGAACCACCCATCGGAATCATTGCCCGAGTTGCCTGTGGTCGCGGCATCTCGATCGGAACGTGCCGGGTGATCGGAAGGCCGATTGCTCCGGCGGGATGGAACCCATCGCGGTCACCGTCCGCGGCGAGGGCCGCTGGGTCCTCGTTCACCGGTGTACCAATTGCGGGCGCCTGCGGCTCAACAAGACCGCCGGGGACGACAACGTCCTGCTGTTGATGCGGCTGGCAGCGCTGCCGCTGACCATGCCGTTCGTCCCGTTCGCCGCGGATCCCGGCAGCAACGGCATCAGCACCAGCAACGGCGACAGCCGGGTACCCCCTGCCCGCAAGCCGCGGGCGCGGAAGGCGAAGACTTCCTGA